A region of Streptomyces sp. WMMC500 DNA encodes the following proteins:
- a CDS encoding carbohydrate-binding protein gives MLHKRVMGAAGATVAIGALVLAGLQGSAFGSDSAGTPDSASGQYSPGLLKAMQRDLGLTAGQAEKRLANESEAGAVAGSLRLSLGSSYGGAWVSGKTSADVVVATTDATEARKITDAGARAKVVDHSLAQLDAAKAGLDRIAERSAPAHVPVWYMDTVANRVVLHTSRPAAAERFAAAAGVEANLLKIQRSDEKPRTYADIVGGDAYYIGSGSRCSVGFSVTRGGGQNGFVTAGHCGRTGATTTGVNRQAQGSFQGSTFPGRDYAWVGVNSQWTPTPTVNGYGTGTKQVQGSTEAVERASVCRSGSTTGWHCGTIQQRNTSVTYPQGTVSPVTRTNVCAEPGDSGGSFISGSQAQGMTSGGSGNCSSGGTTYFQPVNAALQAYGLTLTTTDGGPTDPPTDPPGGTWSAGTVYQAGDTVTYGSTTYRCLQGHQAVPGWEPPNVPALWQAV, from the coding sequence ATGCTCCACAAACGGGTCATGGGCGCAGCCGGCGCCACCGTCGCCATCGGCGCGCTCGTCCTGGCCGGGCTCCAGGGATCGGCCTTCGGGTCCGACTCCGCTGGCACGCCCGACTCGGCCTCGGGGCAGTACTCCCCGGGCCTGCTCAAGGCGATGCAGCGCGACCTCGGCCTCACCGCGGGTCAGGCCGAGAAGCGGCTCGCCAACGAGAGCGAGGCCGGCGCCGTCGCCGGCTCGCTGCGGCTGTCGCTGGGCAGCAGTTACGGGGGAGCGTGGGTGTCGGGCAAGACCTCCGCCGACGTCGTGGTGGCGACGACCGACGCCACCGAAGCGCGGAAGATCACCGACGCTGGAGCCCGGGCGAAGGTCGTCGACCACAGCCTCGCCCAACTGGACGCGGCCAAGGCCGGCCTGGACCGGATCGCCGAACGCTCCGCGCCCGCACACGTGCCCGTCTGGTACATGGACACCGTCGCCAACCGCGTGGTGCTGCACACCTCCAGGCCCGCCGCCGCCGAGCGCTTCGCGGCCGCGGCCGGGGTGGAGGCGAACCTGCTGAAGATCCAGCGGTCCGACGAGAAGCCCCGTACCTACGCGGACATCGTGGGCGGCGACGCCTACTACATCGGCTCCGGCAGCCGCTGTTCCGTCGGCTTCTCGGTGACCCGCGGCGGCGGCCAGAACGGCTTCGTCACCGCCGGCCACTGCGGCCGCACGGGCGCCACCACCACCGGCGTCAACCGGCAGGCCCAGGGCAGCTTCCAGGGCTCGACCTTCCCCGGCCGCGACTACGCCTGGGTCGGCGTCAACAGCCAGTGGACGCCCACCCCGACGGTCAACGGCTACGGCACCGGCACCAAGCAGGTGCAGGGCTCCACCGAAGCCGTCGAACGCGCCTCGGTGTGCCGCTCCGGCTCCACCACCGGCTGGCACTGCGGCACGATCCAGCAGCGCAACACCAGCGTCACCTACCCGCAGGGCACGGTCAGCCCGGTGACCAGGACCAACGTCTGCGCCGAACCCGGCGACTCCGGCGGCTCGTTCATCTCCGGCAGCCAGGCCCAGGGCATGACCTCCGGCGGCTCCGGCAACTGCAGCAGCGGCGGCACCACGTACTTCCAGCCCGTCAACGCCGCCCTGCAGGCCTACGGGCTGACCCTGACCACCACCGACGGCGGGCCGACCGACCCGCCCACCGACCCGCCCGGCGGCACCTGGTCCGCGGGCACCGTCTACCAGGCCGGTGACACCGTCACGTACGGGAGCACCACCTACCGGTGCCTCCAGGGCCACCAGGCCGTGCCGGGATGGGAGCCGCCGAACGTGCCGGCGCTGTGGCAGGCCGTCTGA
- a CDS encoding LysR family transcriptional regulator, whose amino-acid sequence MDLELRHLKTIRAIAEEGSLTRAATALGLAQPALSAQLKRIERALGGPLFDRGRYGVRPTALGELVLDRARVLLPGVLELQQDAVRFARAWGGMPRFRLGGTHGPLLGGLIDRVATAHPATPVTTYTRWSVRELAGMVAEGRLDFVLIGVCGDSRPPLTDRLVWQNVGTDPVFVMLAAEHPLAERRQIELRDLAGENWTDVPGDGCFGDCFAAACIRAGFTPASVYETDSASCVHLAQVGRAVGLCRATFPPAPALATRPLVGHPLSWRHLIGWHPQSPAAGTAAAVTGYARAAHAEAARRSRSYREWLEAHPDFGTAPAPVTV is encoded by the coding sequence ATGGACCTGGAGTTGCGGCACCTGAAGACCATTCGGGCCATCGCCGAGGAGGGCAGCCTCACCCGGGCCGCCACCGCGCTCGGGCTCGCCCAGCCCGCGCTGAGCGCACAGTTGAAGCGCATCGAGCGCGCACTCGGCGGCCCGCTCTTCGACCGGGGCAGGTACGGCGTGCGCCCGACGGCGCTCGGTGAACTCGTCCTCGACCGCGCCCGGGTGCTGCTGCCCGGCGTGCTCGAACTGCAGCAGGACGCGGTGCGGTTCGCGCGCGCGTGGGGCGGCATGCCGCGCTTCCGGCTCGGCGGCACCCACGGCCCGCTGCTCGGCGGCCTCATCGACCGGGTCGCCACCGCGCACCCGGCGACGCCCGTGACAACGTACACCCGCTGGTCGGTGCGCGAGCTGGCGGGCATGGTCGCGGAAGGCCGGCTGGACTTCGTGCTGATCGGCGTCTGCGGTGACAGCCGGCCGCCGCTGACCGACCGGCTGGTGTGGCAGAACGTCGGCACCGACCCCGTCTTCGTGATGCTCGCCGCGGAACACCCGCTCGCCGAGCGGCGCCAGATCGAGCTGCGCGACCTGGCCGGGGAGAACTGGACCGACGTCCCGGGCGACGGCTGCTTCGGCGACTGCTTCGCCGCGGCCTGCATCCGCGCCGGGTTCACGCCCGCCTCCGTGTACGAGACCGACAGCGCGTCCTGCGTCCATCTGGCCCAGGTGGGCCGGGCGGTGGGGCTGTGCCGGGCGACGTTCCCGCCCGCTCCCGCTCTCGCCACCCGGCCGCTGGTGGGGCACCCGCTGAGCTGGCGGCACCTCATCGGCTGGCACCCCCAGTCGCCCGCCGCCGGCACCGCCGCGGCGGTCACCGGCTACGCCCGCGCGGCGCACGCCGAGGCCGCGCGGCGCAGCCGCAGCTACCGCGAATGGCTGGAGGCCCACCCGGACTTCGGCACGGCCCCGGCCCCGGTCACCGTCTGA